Part of the Candidatus Margulisiibacteriota bacterium genome is shown below.
ATCCTGGTGCTGCATCGGTCAAGCACGATCAGTAAAACGCACTATCCCCGGCATTGGGCCAATCACCACTATCATTTGATTGTAGGAATAGGCTATATGGTTATTATTCAACCATAAAATCTCCGCTTTGATGTTGCCACATGGCGTAGTATTTGCCTTTTTTATCCAGCAATTCATGATGAGTGCCTTGCTCGATGATATGGCCGTGATCCAGTACAATAATACGATCCATGTGTAAAATTGTCGAAAGCCGGTGAGCGATTACGATCGCGGTTTTCTCTTTAATCAGGTCGAAAATGGCCACTTGAATGAGTTTTTCAGTCAGAGAGTCTAGCGCGCTGGTGGCTTCATCAAGCACCACAATCGGCGCATTTTCAAGAAAGGCGCGCGCAATGGCAATGCGCTGTTTTTCGCCGCCGGAAAGCCTAACGCCGCGTTCTCCCACCATAGTCTCAAATTTATTTGGCAAGCTGCTAATAAACTCCAGGCTGTGCGATTTGCGGGCCGCATTAATAAGTTGCTCTTCCGGAATATCGTCACCCAGGGTAATATTATCTCTTATTGAACGGTGAAATAATTCCGGCTGCTGTGGCACCAGGGATATTTGTTTACGCAATGAGCTTAAGGTAAAATCTCTTGCCGCAATTCCATCAAAGTAAACCGTACCCTGTTGCGGTTCAATGAAGCGAAACAGCAACTTAGTCAATGTAGATTTGCCTGAGCCTGATTGACCCACCAGCGCCACTTTTTCTCTGGGCTTAACCACTAGAGAAAAATCCTCAAATAATATTTTGGGGTGCGGATTTGAATGATAGCTAAAATGAATATTGTTAAAGCTGATGGCTCCTTTTTTTATAGCTAGCGGTTTGGCATGGCTTTCATCTGCTTCAATATCGATCAGCTTGAATAATTCCGCCATTTCCATGGCGTCCGCCATTGCTCTAAAAAAATCCAGGAAGTTACGGCCAAATCCCCATAGACGTGAAATCAGTATTATCATGACTGTTTGAAATAAAACAAACTCGCCCACCTGAAAGTTGCCCGCTTTCCATTTCTGGATCATCAAATAAACCAGAAATAATTCCATGGCGAACGTCATCAGTCCTTGTACTGCAAATGAGGTAAACATATAGACACTGGCCGTTTTTTTATCTTGATAAAGCTGATCCGCTGCCTGATCAATATTAGCCTGCTCCCTAGACTCGACGGAAAAGCTTTTGACAATAAAAATA
Proteins encoded:
- a CDS encoding ABC transporter ATP-binding protein — translated: MDVIFKEYSRVIWQRKWFFLLALSAIASIIFLDLSVPLSYKNIANKLAEPYSEATLAILFGNLKQLGFIYASVWVLWRLVEIAMVPLGAGGVNSLEKRCFEVLRNHKYAFFERNFSGSLIRQTSRFCHSYEIILDWILFQCFMNVLAISISFGIFYRQQREFAFYFLVWAVIFMAWNIFYSIWKMRFDKEIALSDSKLSGVFSDAISNIFIVKSFSVESREQANIDQAADQLYQDKKTASVYMFTSFAVQGLMTFAMELFLVYLMIQKWKAGNFQVGEFVLFQTVMIILISRLWGFGRNFLDFFRAMADAMEMAELFKLIDIEADESHAKPLAIKKGAISFNNIHFSYHSNPHPKILFEDFSLVVKPREKVALVGQSGSGKSTLTKLLFRFIEPQQGTVYFDGIAARDFTLSSLRKQISLVPQQPELFHRSIRDNITLGDDIPEEQLINAARKSHSLEFISSLPNKFETMVGERGVRLSGGEKQRIAIARAFLENAPIVVLDEATSALDSLTEKLIQVAIFDLIKEKTAIVIAHRLSTILHMDRIIVLDHGHIIEQGTHHELLDKKGKYYAMWQHQSGDFMVE